A window from Methylocystis sp. MJC1 encodes these proteins:
- a CDS encoding zinc-dependent alcohol dehydrogenase has translation MRALVWHGKEDIRCDSVSDPEIEDPRDAIVKVTSCAICGSDLHLFHNFIPAMLPGDIMGHEMMGEVVEVGSGVNGSLKKGDRIVVPFTIICGECEQCKRGNYSVCETTNRNKQLADKVYGHATAGLFGYTHLTGGYPGGQAEYVRVPYADKTHIKVPEGLTDEQVLFLGDILPTGWQAVVQCDIEPTDTVAIWGCGPVGQMAIRSAILLGAKQVIAIDYLPERLEMAEAGGAITINFEDESVIERLQELTDGKGPEKCIDAVGLESHVGWSQPDTLLDRAKQMVGLENDRPHVLREMIYVCRPAGVISIPGVYSGLIDKIPMGLAMNKGLTIRTGQTHVNRWTDDLLRRIEEGQIDPSFVVTHTASLDEGPDMYKLFRNKQDSCIKVVLTP, from the coding sequence ATGAGAGCCCTCGTTTGGCACGGCAAGGAAGACATTCGCTGCGACAGCGTTTCCGACCCCGAGATCGAGGACCCGCGCGACGCGATCGTGAAGGTCACGAGTTGCGCCATATGCGGCTCGGATCTTCACCTCTTTCACAATTTCATCCCGGCGATGCTCCCAGGCGACATCATGGGGCACGAGATGATGGGCGAGGTGGTCGAGGTTGGCTCGGGCGTGAACGGCAGCCTCAAGAAAGGCGACCGCATCGTCGTGCCTTTCACCATCATTTGCGGCGAATGCGAGCAGTGCAAGCGGGGCAACTACTCGGTCTGCGAGACGACGAACCGCAACAAGCAGCTCGCCGATAAGGTCTACGGACACGCCACGGCGGGCCTGTTCGGCTACACGCATCTTACGGGCGGCTATCCGGGCGGACAGGCGGAATATGTGCGTGTGCCCTATGCCGATAAGACGCACATCAAAGTGCCGGAAGGGCTCACCGACGAGCAGGTCCTCTTCCTCGGCGACATTCTCCCCACCGGCTGGCAGGCCGTGGTTCAATGCGACATCGAGCCGACCGATACGGTCGCGATCTGGGGCTGCGGTCCGGTCGGGCAGATGGCGATCCGCAGCGCGATACTACTGGGCGCGAAGCAGGTCATCGCCATCGACTATCTGCCGGAGCGTCTGGAGATGGCGGAGGCCGGCGGCGCAATTACCATCAACTTCGAGGATGAAAGCGTCATCGAGCGCTTGCAGGAGCTTACCGACGGCAAGGGCCCTGAAAAATGCATCGACGCCGTCGGGCTCGAAAGCCATGTCGGCTGGTCGCAGCCCGACACGCTGCTTGATCGCGCCAAGCAGATGGTCGGGCTCGAAAACGATCGCCCGCATGTGCTCCGCGAGATGATCTATGTCTGCCGCCCCGCCGGCGTGATCTCCATTCCCGGAGTCTATAGCGGGCTGATCGACAAGATTCCGATGGGCCTCGCGATGAACAAGGGCCTCACCATCCGCACCGGCCAGACCCATGTGAACCGCTGGACCGACGATCTCTTGCGCCGCATCGAGGAAGGTCAGATCGATCCGTCCTTCGTCGTCACCCACACCGCCTCGCTCGACGAGGGGCCCGATATGTACAAGCTGTTCCGCAACAAGCAGGACAGCTGCATCAAAGTCGTTTTGACGCCCTGA
- a CDS encoding 2Fe-2S iron-sulfur cluster-binding protein: protein MTLSPGETVLEALLRAGVETPHSCRAGQCQCCMLRAIDGAPPEESQRGLTDAQKALGFFLPCICHPTAPLKVVAPDDAGAPQEATIRAIEPLSEDVVRLRIETENFSYRPGQFLELIAEPGLSRHYSLASCPEEDAFLEMHIRLHPNGRMSRRLMADLRSGDKLHIAGPRGTCFYEGVAADQPLTLIGAGTGLAPLYGVLRDALRQGHRGPIRLYHGARDSKGLYLTDELQALAHARDFTYLPATLDTGGDVAALALAAEAPRAAHTAFFLCGGENLVKRLKRDLFMAGASMKAIRSDAFTPAG from the coding sequence GTGACTTTGTCGCCGGGCGAGACTGTCCTCGAGGCGCTGCTGCGGGCCGGCGTCGAGACGCCGCATTCTTGCCGCGCCGGCCAATGCCAGTGCTGCATGCTGCGCGCGATCGACGGCGCGCCGCCGGAAGAATCGCAGCGGGGCCTTACAGATGCGCAGAAGGCGCTGGGCTTCTTCCTGCCCTGCATCTGCCACCCCACCGCTCCTTTAAAGGTCGTCGCGCCAGACGACGCCGGGGCGCCGCAGGAGGCGACGATCCGCGCGATCGAGCCGCTTTCCGAGGATGTCGTGCGGCTGCGCATCGAAACCGAAAATTTTTCCTACCGGCCCGGCCAGTTTCTGGAGTTGATCGCCGAACCTGGCCTCAGCCGGCATTATTCGCTGGCGAGTTGCCCAGAGGAAGACGCCTTTCTCGAAATGCATATCCGCCTGCATCCGAACGGCCGCATGAGCCGGCGTCTGATGGCGGATCTTCGCTCGGGCGATAAGCTCCACATCGCCGGCCCGCGCGGGACGTGCTTTTACGAGGGCGTCGCCGCGGATCAGCCGCTGACGCTCATTGGCGCGGGCACCGGTCTCGCGCCGCTTTATGGCGTGCTTCGCGACGCGTTGCGCCAAGGCCATCGCGGGCCGATCCGGCTTTACCACGGCGCTCGAGACAGCAAAGGGCTCTATCTGACGGACGAGCTCCAGGCGCTCGCGCACGCCCGTGATTTCACTTACCTCCCCGCGACCTTGGACACAGGCGGCGACGTGGCGGCGCTGGCGCTCGCGGCCGAAGCCCCGCGCGCGGCGCACACGGCTTTCTTCTTATGCGGCGGCGAGAACCTCGTGAAGCGGCTCAAGCGAGACCTGTTTATGGCGGGGGCGAGCATGAAAGCGATACGGTCGGACGCCTTCACGCCAGCGGGTTAG
- a CDS encoding group I truncated hemoglobin — MSSLYERLGGEKAVNAAVELFYRKVLADGRIARFFDGVDMEDQIAKQKSFLTMAFGGPNSYTGLDMRNAHKRLVAKGLNDSHVDAVIENLDSTLRTLGVPEKEVREVATLANSVRDDVLGR, encoded by the coding sequence ATGTCCAGCCTCTATGAACGTCTCGGCGGCGAGAAAGCCGTCAACGCCGCTGTCGAACTCTTCTATCGCAAGGTTCTCGCCGATGGGCGCATCGCGCGCTTTTTCGACGGCGTGGATATGGAAGATCAGATCGCCAAGCAGAAGTCCTTTCTGACAATGGCCTTTGGCGGCCCCAATAGCTACACCGGCCTCGACATGCGCAACGCCCACAAGCGCCTCGTCGCAAAGGGCCTCAACGACTCCCATGTCGACGCCGTGATCGAGAATTTGGACAGCACGCTGCGCACGCTCGGCGTTCCCGAAAAGGAAGTTAGAGAGGTCGCCACCCTCGCCAACTCCGTGCGCGACGACGTGCTCGGCCGGTGA
- a CDS encoding RrF2 family transcriptional regulator, whose translation MGPQMRLTTHSDLSFKTLIFLAVAGDDGATIAQIASAFSASEHHLRKVALELVRLNLVSASRGRSGGLRLAVAPAQVTIGGLLRQFETEFAESECLGAAQNGCVIFGLCGLQRVFNESLDALFSVLDRYTLEDVVKSSPGVAAKLGIEAAPPPV comes from the coding sequence ATGGGACCACAGATGCGGCTGACCACACATAGTGATCTTTCATTCAAGACCCTGATTTTCCTAGCTGTTGCGGGAGATGATGGCGCCACGATCGCGCAAATAGCATCCGCTTTCAGCGCCTCCGAACATCATCTTCGCAAGGTGGCGCTGGAACTCGTTCGCTTAAATCTCGTGTCGGCGAGTCGCGGCCGAAGCGGTGGGCTGCGCCTCGCAGTTGCGCCGGCGCAAGTCACGATCGGAGGGCTGTTGCGCCAGTTCGAGACAGAGTTCGCCGAGTCGGAATGTCTCGGCGCGGCGCAGAATGGGTGCGTGATCTTCGGTCTTTGCGGCCTGCAGCGCGTCTTCAATGAATCTTTGGACGCGCTCTTTTCCGTTCTCGACCGCTATACTCTGGAGGATGTCGTGAAATCCTCCCCGGGCGTCGCGGCCAAGCTCGGAATCGAGGCCGCGCCGCCGCCAGTGTGA